Proteins co-encoded in one Nonlabens agnitus genomic window:
- the clpB gene encoding ATP-dependent chaperone ClpB: MNFNKLTIKSQEAVQQAQQLAQEMGHQIIENAHLFKAILTVDENVMPFLFKKLNLNLSLVEQLIDSQLASLPKVEGGELQLSRETNRVLNNATSIANKMGDEYVSVEHLLLSIFDGNSKTAQILKDQGLTLKDLNAAINELRQGEKITSQSAEETYNSLSKYAKNLNELADQGKLDPVIGRDEEIRRILQILSRRTKNNPMLVGEPGTGKTAIAEGLAHRIVAGDVPENLKNKQIFSLDMGALIAGAKYKGEFEERLKAVIKEVTSSNGDIVLFIDEIHTLVGAGGGQGAMDAANILKPALARGELRAIGATTLDEYQKYFEKDKALERRFQKVQVNEPDTESAISILRGIKDKYETHHKVRIMDEAIIGAVELSQRYITNRFLPDKAIDLMDEAASKLRMEINSKPEELDVLDRKIMQIEIEIEAIKREKDEVKMKTLRSDLANLKEERNALNAQWETEKELVDNIQNTKTEIENLKLEAERAEREGDYGKVAELRYGKIKESQEELERLQKEVNESDKSKSLIQEEVTYDDIAEVVAKWTGIPVAKMLQSEREKLLRLEEELHRRVVGQEEAIVAVSDAVRRSRAGLQDQKKPVGSFLFLGTTGVGKTELAKALAEYLFNDDNAMTRIDMSEYQERHSVSRLVGAPPGYVGYDEGGQLTEAVRRKPYSVILLDEIEKSHPDTFNILLQVLDEGRLTDNKGRVADFKNSIIIMTSNMGAEVIQERFENAVADRESVIEATKLEVLAALKQRVRPEFINRIDDIVMFTPLNAAEIKKIVSLQLKGVTKMLAQQGIIIDATQEAIDLLSQQGFDPQYGARPVKRVIQKNVLNQLSKSILSGSITTDSVVLIDAFENELVFRNQSQDVDVE; the protein is encoded by the coding sequence ATGAACTTTAATAAACTCACTATAAAATCGCAAGAAGCTGTTCAACAAGCACAGCAGCTTGCACAGGAAATGGGACATCAAATCATTGAGAATGCCCATTTATTCAAGGCCATCTTGACTGTTGATGAAAACGTGATGCCTTTTCTTTTCAAGAAATTGAACCTTAATCTATCTCTGGTCGAACAGCTTATCGATAGCCAATTAGCCTCTCTTCCAAAAGTAGAAGGTGGTGAACTTCAACTTTCTAGAGAAACTAATAGAGTATTGAACAACGCCACATCAATTGCCAATAAAATGGGCGATGAATATGTGTCCGTTGAACATTTATTGCTCAGTATTTTTGATGGTAATTCAAAAACTGCCCAGATTCTCAAAGATCAAGGCTTGACGCTTAAAGACCTTAATGCTGCTATTAACGAATTGCGTCAAGGTGAAAAGATTACCTCGCAAAGCGCTGAGGAAACGTATAACAGTTTAAGCAAATACGCCAAAAACCTCAACGAATTAGCCGACCAAGGTAAATTGGACCCAGTAATAGGACGTGATGAAGAGATTCGCAGAATTCTACAGATCCTATCCAGACGTACCAAGAATAATCCGATGCTGGTAGGTGAACCAGGTACTGGTAAAACCGCCATTGCCGAAGGTCTTGCACACCGTATCGTGGCTGGTGACGTACCAGAAAATTTGAAAAACAAACAGATTTTCTCTTTAGATATGGGTGCACTTATTGCCGGTGCAAAGTATAAAGGTGAATTTGAAGAACGCCTAAAAGCCGTTATCAAAGAAGTGACCTCAAGCAATGGAGACATCGTGCTATTCATAGATGAGATTCATACTCTCGTGGGTGCCGGTGGTGGTCAAGGCGCTATGGACGCAGCCAATATTTTAAAACCAGCTTTGGCTCGTGGCGAGCTTAGAGCCATTGGTGCCACAACTCTAGATGAATATCAAAAGTATTTTGAAAAAGACAAGGCATTAGAACGTCGCTTCCAAAAGGTGCAAGTGAACGAACCAGACACCGAAAGCGCCATATCCATCCTGCGTGGTATCAAGGATAAATATGAAACGCACCACAAGGTACGTATCATGGATGAGGCCATTATAGGCGCCGTAGAGTTGTCACAACGTTACATAACGAATAGATTCCTGCCAGACAAAGCCATTGACCTTATGGACGAGGCTGCATCAAAATTACGCATGGAGATCAATTCCAAACCAGAAGAACTGGACGTGCTCGACCGTAAGATCATGCAAATCGAAATTGAAATTGAGGCCATTAAGCGCGAAAAGGACGAAGTCAAAATGAAAACCCTGCGCAGTGACCTCGCAAATCTTAAGGAAGAACGTAACGCACTCAATGCCCAATGGGAAACTGAAAAAGAACTGGTCGACAATATCCAGAACACCAAAACTGAAATTGAGAACCTCAAACTAGAAGCAGAACGTGCTGAGCGTGAAGGTGACTATGGTAAGGTAGCAGAGTTGCGTTATGGTAAAATCAAGGAAAGTCAGGAAGAGCTGGAACGTCTTCAAAAAGAAGTCAATGAAAGCGATAAGAGCAAATCGCTCATTCAGGAAGAGGTAACTTATGATGATATTGCAGAGGTTGTCGCAAAATGGACCGGTATTCCAGTAGCCAAAATGCTGCAAAGCGAGCGTGAAAAACTACTGAGACTTGAAGAAGAACTACACAGACGTGTGGTAGGGCAAGAAGAGGCCATTGTGGCCGTAAGTGATGCCGTGCGACGCAGTCGTGCCGGCTTGCAGGATCAGAAAAAACCAGTAGGTTCCTTCTTGTTCCTAGGAACAACCGGTGTAGGTAAAACAGAACTTGCCAAAGCTCTAGCAGAATATCTATTCAATGACGATAACGCCATGACTCGTATCGACATGAGCGAGTATCAAGAGCGTCACAGCGTGAGCCGTCTGGTAGGCGCACCACCAGGATACGTAGGCTATGATGAAGGCGGACAGCTCACTGAGGCCGTTCGTAGAAAACCATATTCTGTGATCTTGTTGGATGAAATTGAAAAATCGCATCCAGATACGTTCAATATCTTGTTACAAGTCCTTGATGAAGGTCGCTTGACTGACAATAAAGGACGTGTGGCAGATTTCAAAAACTCCATCATTATCATGACTTCCAATATGGGAGCCGAGGTGATTCAGGAGCGATTTGAAAACGCGGTAGCAGATCGAGAGTCCGTTATCGAAGCGACTAAACTTGAGGTTCTTGCAGCGCTTAAGCAACGTGTGAGACCAGAGTTTATCAACCGTATTGATGACATTGTTATGTTCACGCCGCTTAATGCCGCAGAAATTAAGAAGATCGTGAGCCTGCAGCTTAAAGGCGTGACTAAAATGCTCGCACAACAAGGCATCATTATAGACGCTACACAAGAGGCGATCGACTTACTGTCACAGCAAGGATTTGATCCACAATATGGAGCGAGACCCGTGAAGCGTGTGATTCAAAAGAACGTCCTCAACCAGCTTTCAAAAAGCATTCTTTCGGGATCGATTACCACAGATAGTGTGGTATTGATAGATGCTTTTGAAAATGAGTTGGTGTTCCGTAATCAATCGCAGGACGTCGATGTTGAATAA
- a CDS encoding MFS transporter yields MKPTYPKGHPKLLTAWAFYDWANSVYSLVIASAIFPIYYSAISSSAYEAGNVPEIFKGMNNESIIIITTAIAFLIVSIISPILSGVADYSGKKKRFLQFFCYLGGACSIGLAFFSFDHLWISLLIYLLALVGFWGSLVFYNSYLPDVAHPDQQDKTSARGFSMGYIGSVILLVICLVLIQGGFFESEKLPTQISFVLVGVWWIGFAQYTYAYLPMGTRKDSSNVDNIFTNGFKELRKIWNQLGENLQMKRYLAAFFIYSMAVQTVMLVATYFGTEEVEWGEGGATTGLIISILLIQLVAIAGAFVASSLSRKHGNINVLIGINIVWACVCIYGYFVTTPIQFYITAGFVGFVMGSIQSLSRSTYSKMIPESSLDTASYFSFFDVAEKIGIVIGMLLFAVVGEITGSMRGSILFLVVFFVIGIILLIRVPKLKTTSEVNQE; encoded by the coding sequence ATGAAACCAACTTATCCCAAAGGCCATCCCAAATTATTGACCGCATGGGCGTTCTATGATTGGGCAAATTCTGTTTATTCCCTGGTCATCGCAAGTGCCATTTTCCCGATTTATTATAGCGCCATCAGCAGCAGTGCTTATGAGGCCGGTAACGTGCCAGAGATTTTCAAGGGAATGAATAATGAGTCCATCATCATCATTACCACAGCTATTGCCTTTTTAATCGTGAGTATCATTTCACCTATACTTTCTGGAGTGGCAGATTATTCTGGTAAGAAGAAACGCTTTTTACAGTTTTTCTGTTATTTGGGTGGCGCCTGCAGCATCGGCTTGGCGTTTTTTAGTTTTGATCACCTGTGGATCAGTTTGTTGATTTATTTGCTGGCTTTGGTAGGTTTTTGGGGATCGCTTGTATTTTATAATTCATATTTACCAGATGTAGCGCATCCAGACCAACAGGACAAAACGAGCGCACGAGGTTTTTCCATGGGATATATAGGAAGTGTTATTCTATTGGTCATTTGTCTTGTTTTGATTCAAGGTGGTTTTTTTGAAAGTGAAAAATTGCCCACGCAGATATCCTTCGTTCTCGTTGGAGTATGGTGGATAGGATTTGCGCAGTACACCTATGCGTATTTGCCCATGGGAACCAGAAAGGATAGTAGTAACGTCGACAACATTTTCACCAATGGCTTCAAGGAATTGAGGAAAATATGGAATCAGTTGGGTGAAAACTTACAGATGAAGCGCTATCTAGCCGCATTTTTCATTTACAGTATGGCCGTTCAGACCGTGATGCTCGTGGCAACCTATTTTGGTACGGAAGAAGTAGAATGGGGTGAAGGCGGCGCTACAACAGGCTTGATTATATCTATCCTATTGATACAGCTGGTGGCCATTGCAGGAGCGTTTGTGGCGAGTTCGCTTTCGCGAAAGCATGGAAACATCAACGTTCTCATAGGTATCAACATCGTATGGGCCTGCGTTTGTATCTACGGCTATTTTGTCACCACGCCCATACAGTTCTATATCACCGCTGGATTTGTAGGTTTTGTGATGGGTTCCATCCAGTCACTTTCCAGAAGTACGTATTCTAAAATGATTCCAGAAAGCAGTCTGGATACCGCATCCTATTTCAGCTTTTTTGATGTTGCTGAAAAGATTGGGATCGTGATAGGGATGTTGCTTTTTGCCGTCGTTGGTGAGATTACAGGATCCATGCGTGGTAGTATACTATTTCTGGTAGTATTTTTTGTGATTGGTATCATTCTATTGATACGCGTTCCCAAACTCAAAACAACCAGCGAAGTGAATCAAGAATAA
- a CDS encoding RNA polymerase sigma factor: MNLTELKNDVFDLCEKGDRRAQMQVYNDYAKGMYHVALRIVEDTAQAEDIMQESMITAFSKIHQWNREATFGSWLKRIVINNCLNYKRKAGRMTTTTFEDHHDAVDDTENIDMEHAGWTAKRVLAAMKELKDSYREVLTLSLIEGMDNEEIAQIMGISHGMCRTTISRAKTSLRSKMELI, encoded by the coding sequence GTGAACCTAACCGAACTAAAAAACGACGTATTTGATCTGTGTGAAAAAGGCGACCGGCGCGCACAAATGCAAGTGTATAATGATTATGCAAAAGGAATGTACCATGTGGCATTACGCATTGTTGAAGATACCGCACAGGCAGAGGACATCATGCAGGAAAGTATGATCACCGCATTCTCAAAAATCCACCAGTGGAATCGTGAAGCCACCTTTGGCAGCTGGCTCAAACGCATCGTGATCAACAACTGCCTGAACTATAAAAGAAAAGCTGGTAGAATGACCACCACGACTTTTGAAGATCATCACGATGCCGTGGATGACACTGAAAACATCGATATGGAGCATGCCGGTTGGACCGCAAAACGCGTCCTGGCAGCCATGAAGGAACTAAAGGATAGCTACAGAGAAGTGCTCACTCTATCGCTTATTGAAGGCATGGATAATGAAGAGATCGCACAGATCATGGGAATCTCGCACGGTATGTGCCGCACGACGATCTCAAGAGCAAAAACAAGTTTAAGAAGTAAAATGGAGTTGATATGA
- a CDS encoding CDP-alcohol phosphatidyltransferase family protein has translation MSKLPPKHQFLDLSDYGRSGGKWIAHSLKETSFTPIHVTLLFVLSGMIAIYAILNGHYVTAAFFLILKSVIDAADGELARLKKTPSYVGRYLDSVSDLLLNMMFLLAIMYVTQASLLWTVLAFVGLQLQGTLYNFYYVILRNSVDGDLTSRVRENSVPVALKGESQSTVTFFYHLYKSLYGVFDFVIYRLDSSARKCEPFPSWFMTLLSVYGLGFQLLIMAVLLLFGWVHLIIPTLLGMSVLIFAFIGIRKVFLK, from the coding sequence ATGTCTAAATTACCGCCTAAACACCAATTTCTAGATCTTTCCGATTATGGTCGATCTGGTGGTAAGTGGATTGCCCATTCTTTAAAAGAAACCAGCTTCACTCCTATTCATGTGACATTGCTTTTTGTATTGAGCGGTATGATCGCCATCTACGCCATTTTGAATGGTCACTACGTCACCGCTGCCTTTTTTCTTATTCTTAAATCGGTTATTGATGCGGCAGATGGTGAACTGGCACGTTTAAAGAAGACACCTTCTTATGTAGGACGCTATTTGGATTCGGTGAGTGATTTGTTGCTCAACATGATGTTTTTGCTGGCCATAATGTATGTGACCCAGGCAAGTTTGCTCTGGACGGTTTTGGCTTTTGTAGGTTTGCAATTACAGGGAACCTTATATAACTTTTACTATGTCATTTTACGCAACAGTGTAGACGGTGACCTGACCAGTCGCGTGCGTGAGAATAGCGTGCCTGTAGCATTAAAAGGTGAAAGTCAATCTACGGTTACCTTTTTCTACCATTTATATAAAAGCCTTTATGGAGTTTTTGATTTTGTAATCTACCGACTGGACAGTAGCGCGCGCAAATGCGAACCCTTTCCCAGCTGGTTCATGACGTTGCTTTCTGTTTATGGATTGGGCTTTCAGTTATTGATCATGGCGGTGCTATTGCTGTTCGGTTGGGTGCATCTCATCATCCCAACGTTACTGGGCATGTCTGTCCTAATCTTTGCCTTCATAGGCATACGCAAAGTGTTCCTTAAATAG
- the ytxJ gene encoding bacillithiol system redox-active protein YtxJ codes for MDKLFKSQRDIAKDEIKGIQWEPLESVDQLHNLVKNSNLKTKVIFKHSTRCGISRMALSSFERNYENLDQNVTYYLLDLLNFREVSNSIAEELKVQHQSPQVIVLKDEKIIHTESHHGIDIKKIQSLIK; via the coding sequence ATGGACAAGTTATTCAAATCGCAACGAGACATTGCCAAGGACGAAATCAAAGGTATTCAATGGGAACCATTGGAGTCTGTTGACCAGTTGCATAATCTTGTTAAAAATTCAAATCTTAAAACCAAAGTAATTTTTAAGCATAGTACGAGATGTGGGATTTCAAGAATGGCGCTTAGCAGTTTTGAGCGTAATTACGAGAATTTAGATCAAAATGTAACCTATTACTTATTAGACCTGCTCAACTTTAGAGAGGTTAGTAATTCTATTGCAGAGGAACTTAAGGTACAGCATCAATCACCTCAAGTCATTGTCCTTAAAGATGAAAAGATCATCCATACTGAAAGTCATCACGGTATCGATATCAAAAAAATCCAGTCCCTAATCAAATAA
- a CDS encoding M48 family metallopeptidase, with protein MKNIRFYLLASSMLVLSCATNVFTGERTLKPVSNDQVFPAAFSAYNEVLQESKVVTGTSESRMITNVGQNIKNASQKWLNALGHPEYLDGYEWEYNLINDDQVNAWAMPGGKIAFYTGILPIAQSETGVAVIMGHEVAHALANHGGQRMRASQLQQLGAVGLAVGGVVSGTSSQTMGILNQAYGLGSQYGAILPFSRAQESEADKIGLVLTAIAGYDPDEGARLWERMKANSGGQAPPEFLSTHPSNDTRIANLRQLAPVAKKEAAKYGVTSFK; from the coding sequence ATGAAAAACATTCGATTTTACTTACTCGCTAGCTCGATGCTAGTCCTCTCTTGTGCTACTAATGTATTTACGGGAGAAAGAACCTTAAAGCCTGTATCTAACGACCAGGTTTTTCCTGCTGCATTTTCTGCCTATAATGAAGTTCTTCAGGAAAGTAAAGTTGTCACTGGAACATCAGAATCTAGAATGATCACCAATGTAGGTCAGAATATTAAAAATGCATCTCAAAAATGGTTGAATGCCTTAGGTCACCCAGAATATTTGGATGGTTACGAATGGGAATATAATCTTATTAATGATGACCAAGTAAATGCTTGGGCGATGCCAGGTGGTAAGATTGCATTTTACACAGGTATTTTACCCATCGCACAATCAGAGACAGGTGTGGCAGTTATTATGGGTCATGAAGTAGCACACGCACTTGCAAATCATGGAGGGCAGCGCATGCGCGCCAGCCAGCTTCAACAATTAGGCGCTGTTGGTCTTGCCGTAGGTGGAGTGGTATCTGGAACTAGTTCTCAAACAATGGGTATTTTAAATCAAGCTTATGGATTAGGGTCACAGTATGGTGCCATTCTTCCATTTTCAAGAGCTCAAGAGTCTGAAGCAGACAAAATAGGATTGGTACTTACCGCTATCGCAGGATATGATCCTGATGAAGGTGCGAGACTTTGGGAACGTATGAAAGCCAATAGCGGCGGTCAGGCTCCACCAGAATTTTTAAGCACGCACCCTTCAAACGATACTCGTATCGCCAACTTGAGACAACTAGCGCCAGTAGCTAAAAAAGAAGCGGCAAAATACGGAGTGACTTCATTCAAATAG
- a CDS encoding head GIN domain-containing protein translates to MKKAILILMTIAAFQSANAQWFGNKKVTGNGDVITKNFKTSGYDEVSMAGSMDVELVSGTEGTITVEAESNLMEYLEIEVKGDRLTIGVEKGINLNSRKGIKVTVPVEYIDHVSLAGSGDIYSDLNLKSEKMKISLAGSGDIKLKTESKNLSLAVAGSGDLKISGRTENLDASVAGSGDISAYDLKANNVKASIAGSGDVAVFCNGGEMNASIVGSGDLRYKGETSKLKKTVMGSGDITKM, encoded by the coding sequence ATGAAAAAAGCAATTCTTATTCTGATGACCATCGCTGCATTTCAATCTGCAAATGCACAATGGTTCGGCAATAAAAAAGTAACTGGTAATGGCGATGTCATAACCAAGAACTTCAAGACCTCAGGCTATGACGAGGTAAGCATGGCAGGTTCCATGGATGTGGAACTTGTAAGCGGCACAGAAGGTACCATCACCGTCGAGGCAGAATCCAACCTAATGGAATATCTAGAAATCGAGGTCAAAGGTGATCGTCTTACCATAGGTGTGGAAAAGGGCATCAACCTTAACAGTCGTAAAGGTATCAAGGTGACCGTTCCTGTAGAGTATATCGACCACGTGAGCCTTGCAGGCAGCGGCGATATCTATAGCGACCTGAACTTGAAATCTGAAAAAATGAAAATATCACTAGCTGGTAGCGGTGATATCAAATTAAAAACAGAATCCAAGAACCTAAGTCTTGCCGTGGCCGGTAGTGGTGATCTAAAAATTTCTGGAAGAACTGAGAATCTGGATGCCAGTGTTGCTGGTAGCGGCGATATAAGTGCTTATGATCTTAAGGCTAACAATGTAAAGGCGAGTATTGCCGGTAGCGGCGATGTAGCTGTTTTTTGTAATGGTGGTGAGATGAATGCCAGCATTGTAGGATCTGGTGACTTACGTTATAAAGGTGAAACCAGCAAGCTAAAAAAGACCGTCATGGGTAGTGGAGACATTACCAAGATGTAA
- the lon gene encoding endopeptidase La, which yields MFKPKKFQIDIMSQQEFDQDAEFIPLLSSKDEEEMHAEAVPETLAILPLRNMVLFPGVVIPITAGRDQSIKLLQEANKANEPIGVVAQKDESVEDPGLEDLHETGVVARILKVFKMPDGNTTVIIQGKKRFQIDAIVETKPYLKATTKAIDEARPAADNEEFNAIIDKIKELSLEIIKESPNIPSEASFAIKNIESNSFLVNFVSSNMNLKVEDKQRLLEINDLKERALETLKFMNIERQKLELKNDIQSRVQTDINKQQREYFLHQQMKTIQEELGGGVSSHQEIDEMRQRAKTKKWDDKVKEHFEKELAKMQRMNPQVAEFSIQRNYLDLFLDLPWNEYSKDNFDLKRAMKILDRDHYGLDDVKKRIIEYLAVLKLRNDMKSPILCLYGPPGVGKTSLGKSIAEALGREYVRISLGGLRDEAEIRGHRKTYIGAMPGRIIQSIKKAKTSNPVFVLDEIDKLGSSHNGDPSSAMLEVLDPEQNNSFYDNFLEMGFDLSKVMFVATSNSMQTIQPALRDRMEVINVTGYTIEEKVEIGKRHLLPKQLREHGLTKDHLKIGKPQIEKIVEGYTRESGVRTLDKQIAKMVRYAAKSIAMEDEYDLKVTNDTIIEVLGAPRMTRDKYENNDVAGVVTGLAWTRVGGDILFIESILSKGKGQLSVTGNLGKVMKESATIAMEYIKAHADELGINPGIFEKYNVHIHVPEGATPKDGPSAGITMLTSLVSLFTQRKVKKSIAMTGEITLRGKVLPVGGIKEKILAAKRARIKEILLCEQNRRDIEEIKPDYLKGLTFHYVSDMSNVLELALTKQKVKNAKVL from the coding sequence ATGTTCAAACCAAAGAAGTTTCAAATAGACATTATGTCACAGCAGGAATTTGATCAGGATGCTGAGTTTATTCCATTGTTGAGCTCTAAGGATGAGGAAGAAATGCATGCAGAAGCGGTGCCGGAAACCCTAGCGATCCTACCGTTGCGCAACATGGTCCTTTTTCCAGGTGTGGTGATTCCCATTACTGCTGGACGTGATCAATCCATAAAATTATTACAGGAAGCTAACAAGGCCAACGAGCCTATAGGTGTCGTGGCGCAAAAAGATGAATCTGTAGAAGATCCAGGACTGGAAGATCTGCACGAGACTGGTGTGGTGGCGCGTATTCTTAAGGTTTTCAAAATGCCTGATGGGAATACCACGGTCATTATACAAGGGAAAAAGCGATTTCAAATTGATGCCATCGTAGAAACCAAACCGTATTTAAAAGCAACTACCAAAGCGATTGATGAAGCCAGGCCAGCCGCAGATAATGAGGAGTTCAACGCGATTATTGATAAGATTAAGGAGCTTTCTCTAGAGATCATTAAAGAAAGTCCCAACATTCCAAGTGAAGCGAGTTTTGCTATCAAAAACATCGAGTCCAATAGCTTTCTCGTCAATTTTGTTTCCTCAAATATGAACTTAAAGGTTGAGGATAAACAACGATTACTGGAGATCAATGATCTTAAAGAACGTGCATTGGAAACCTTGAAGTTCATGAATATTGAACGTCAAAAGCTCGAACTAAAAAATGATATCCAGTCACGCGTGCAAACTGATATCAATAAGCAACAACGCGAGTATTTCCTGCACCAGCAAATGAAAACCATTCAAGAGGAATTGGGTGGTGGCGTGAGCTCGCATCAAGAAATTGATGAAATGCGCCAGCGCGCCAAAACCAAAAAATGGGACGACAAGGTCAAGGAACATTTTGAAAAGGAACTGGCCAAAATGCAGCGCATGAATCCGCAAGTGGCAGAGTTCTCCATACAGCGCAACTATTTGGATTTATTCCTGGACTTACCATGGAACGAGTATTCTAAGGATAATTTTGACCTGAAGCGTGCGATGAAAATCTTGGACCGTGATCATTACGGTCTGGATGATGTCAAGAAACGTATTATAGAATATCTAGCGGTTTTGAAATTGCGTAATGATATGAAGTCTCCTATCCTTTGTCTTTATGGACCTCCAGGAGTTGGTAAAACATCTTTAGGAAAATCTATAGCTGAGGCTTTGGGACGCGAGTATGTTCGCATTTCGCTAGGTGGATTGCGCGATGAGGCAGAAATACGCGGGCACCGTAAAACCTATATAGGAGCCATGCCAGGTCGTATCATACAGAGCATCAAAAAAGCCAAAACATCCAATCCAGTATTTGTACTGGACGAGATAGACAAATTGGGAAGTTCGCACAACGGCGATCCATCCAGCGCGATGCTGGAAGTTTTGGATCCAGAGCAGAACAATAGTTTTTACGACAACTTCCTAGAAATGGGGTTTGATTTGAGTAAAGTGATGTTTGTGGCTACTTCCAACAGTATGCAAACCATCCAGCCAGCCTTACGCGATCGTATGGAAGTCATTAATGTAACAGGCTATACCATAGAGGAAAAAGTAGAGATAGGGAAGAGGCACTTGTTACCCAAACAATTGAGGGAACATGGCCTTACTAAAGACCACTTGAAAATAGGGAAACCACAAATAGAGAAGATCGTTGAAGGATACACTAGGGAAAGTGGTGTACGTACACTAGACAAACAAATCGCAAAAATGGTACGCTATGCTGCCAAAAGTATCGCGATGGAAGACGAGTACGATCTTAAGGTCACCAACGATACTATTATTGAAGTATTAGGTGCACCACGCATGACGCGCGATAAGTATGAAAACAATGATGTGGCTGGTGTGGTCACTGGACTTGCCTGGACACGTGTAGGTGGTGATATATTATTTATAGAATCTATCCTAAGTAAAGGTAAAGGCCAGTTGAGCGTTACCGGTAATCTAGGTAAAGTGATGAAGGAAAGTGCCACAATAGCGATGGAATATATTAAGGCACATGCCGATGAACTGGGCATCAATCCAGGAATATTTGAGAAATATAACGTTCACATTCACGTACCTGAAGGAGCTACTCCTAAAGATGGTCCTAGTGCTGGAATCACGATGTTGACTTCGCTAGTTTCTTTATTTACACAACGTAAAGTCAAGAAAAGCATCGCCATGACAGGTGAAATCACGCTACGCGGTAAAGTCTTGCCCGTTGGCGGAATTAAGGAAAAGATCCTCGCGGCAAAGAGAGCCCGAATCAAGGAAATCTTACTTTGCGAGCAAAACCGTAGAGACATAGAGGAAATCAAACCTGACTATCTAAAAGGCTTGACCTTCCATTATGTAAGCGATATGAGCAATGTATTGGAACTGGCATTGACTAAGCAGAAGGTGAAAAATGCTAAAGTATTGTAA